GCAGAATTCGAAATACGGCAAGTATAGGTATATAAGTATAATGGCAAACAactttatttagttttacaacCATATAGCTGGTGCAAAATATGTTGAGCCAGTGTCGTGTAGATGTGTTTACAAAGTGTTCCAATACTTGGTAAAGCCTACTACCTGAAACTGTCATGGAAGGCTACTGTTCAATGTTGAGATTTAGTTCTAATTTGAAATGATCTATAAAGTATTTTGGGAGTATTTTGCGAGCCACAATtatctaaatacatatttatattcttgcagATTCAGGGTCAAATATATCATCGAACAGGTTCCTTATTGCCAATGCCTGATGAAGactataaatttttgcaaatatattttatggccGATTCAGCAAGAGAAGTCGATCAGCGTTGAGCACACAACAACCCAGTGAAAAGATCCATTGTGGAACAACTTCAAACATTTTTGCATCAACACAATGAATTATATCATATCAAccttcaaattcgcgtcaattttggaatacgaacaaaataacattgccgaagatattttacatcgtattcgataagaattggaaataggcaaatttcggttccagtggtttgatatcaattccacctgccttttgtcaatttacTTCAACGAAGTATGAACTCATCACTAATGTTTATgctaaatttgccaaattatcgtaactacgattgcatgagtgCGTGACAGttaccatcttctctgtacatttacgatccggaatagaaaccaaaaaatgttgtttatcaaactgcgttacattgaaaaaaaatttagaaaaatcgaaattaaaagatttttaacacaacgtaaattcaattttcttttcatttcaaaacacataatttcacgcaggacaacgtatgcggggtcagctagtatatttataaataatagcattcgactctgattttgaattattttaagaaaatttcaaacatattgaagacaacttttataattactacagtatatcgatattggcaaccctgcgttgtgagagagcaatcagctgacacgtTCCACGGGCCTACGTTTTTGGCTGTTTGTGCTATAAGAATGTATGTACTGACGAACGATTATCGAAGTACGGATAACTTGTCTGCCGTTATGCTCATACTGTTACAACACATAAAGTTCAGACataattcaattttgtttaaagatctttttttttctactaaaattgtatgaaaatttcagagtaaaaaattattaataaaagctGTATAGAATAAAAAGTGGTTCTCATTATGTGCGTCATTGACGGTATACACTGTACAAAATGACTGGAAAATAAGTAGAACAgaatatctaatttttattataaattacttGATcttaaaactgaaataaattgttcattctgtatatttttttctagtatTTTAATGACATTAAATGAAACTTTACAAAATCACATATTTATATCAGCTGCgtgtgaaatttcaaatttaaataatgagtatttattaagaaaaatcgtaaagatatatatgttttatttcaacggtggatttaaTTATGATGAACTAATGACACAACtagtctatatacatataaagcacACTCTCTTAATTAGTTTAGTTGAAGAAATATACACCCTaccttaaaattatttaatattcctAGAAAACCAAAACTAGAAACACCAGCTTTGAACTAAAATGTAGATAACATTGTTTTGTTAGCTTATGCTATGATAATAGTAGACGTTTTGTACTCAAATTTATATTGACTGACGGCAACTCATACGCAATTCCACCCCATTGCAGCTTATATGTTCGCCTACGCCACCTTATTGCTGGATTCCAAAGGGCATGCAGGAACAGATAAGGCCCACTTATTTCCCTCAAAAGCCAACCTACAACAAATTCAAACTTATGGAACGATAATGACCCATTCTAAAATTTATACAATAGAATGTAAttattagttttaaaatatataaaatcttaacctctaaatatataaatctaACCTGTACAATAGAAAGTAATATCCAGTCGGATAAAAACCATGTCAGTACATGCACTAAGTAAAATACTAACGGATCCCAATTGAATAGTATCGCCGCAGACCATGATGCCAAAGCTCCCAACACCATACACTCAGAGAGCGGTTCAAGAAGAATTGTTGTTGGAACCATAGCTACACGTAGTTTCGCCCATCGTATGAGCCGTTCTTGGAAACTGCTTATATCACAAATACCACTATTTTGCATTGCAGGTTGATTACTTATTCGCATTTTCCAACCTTTGTCTCTTATTGCTTTAGCAATAAAGAAATCCTCAGCTAAATAACAGCCGAATGCTCTTAAACCACCAAGTTCATCAATTACGGATTTGCGTAACAAGCATGACATTCCAGTATGACAATTGATGCCCAGTAAATCAGCGGATAGATATATGCGCGATTGAACCGTACCAAAAAAAACCTGTAAAGGAAAATCCCttattattttgaatgtttGAATAACTGACAATTCTATTTATTATACCACATCATATTGCGCAGAAAAACGGTTAGTATTGGtctttaatatttcataaattttttggcATCGTATGTGGTATATGATATAAACATTACCAAGGTTATGAACCATATCGATACATTTTTGACTCATCAATGAGTTCACCCTATATTCACGATTGCAGGCAAGCTTTGCCAATATTGCAACATTTATGACTGAAAGAAATCGGCATTGTGGCTACAATGGCTAAATCTTTAGAAACTTTGTTATATTACTTGcggaaattttcaattttcgtttAGATTTCATGCTTAACGGGAAAGTCaatttttaagttatcaatggttcacactttttataaatttaaaatacaatatttcttttaaattactttataaaattaaaaatggaaaatatttttacacccAAAAAGCCTTTACTGTGTATAGCTATAGTGGTCAgctctgaatattttttttcagattgtagcgttattttagaaaataagcgATAACAAATTTCGtacagatattaaaaaaaaattaaaattttttatcaaacaagATCTTTGTTTTGATCATTTAGTTTTTATGGCTATAATACGGTGCTCCGATATTGACGGATCTGACGAATGAGCCGCtccttggggagaaaaggacgtgtgcaaaattttcgattgatatctcaaaaaatgagGGATATAAAAATGGATAGACAACATGCgcggctaaatcgactcaactcgtcacgctgatcattcacatacttacttattTTATGGGATTTCCGACGATTCCTTACAAACTTCATGCTAAACATAATGTACCCTGTTTATGAGTAGAATAAtggttttttacttttcttattaACATTTtgcatcaaaataaaaaaaaaataaaactttaagccGTTTTCCCCACAACTCACGTTTTAAAGTCGATGGTCGTTATAACTTCAAAACTACTGAAACTTCAACATTTTGAATACTCTTTCTGTACATAATATTCATTTACGAGGTAATGAAGAGTTATTTTCAagcctttaaaaaaaatattttacaatataaaattagCCGATGTTTCGCAAAAACTCGcatttttcatcaatttttgtaaaaaaaataagtattgaaattttgaaaaaactctTTCGGTGTTACCTGCGAAAAACTACTTCCGATTTCGGgagatttgtttgtttttgttgccatgAAAGCGGGACCCGTCGAAATAATCGACAAAAGCATTGATGTGAAGGTTGCTATCAGAATCCAGGAAATCTGACACATTAAGGTAGCAGCAGATTTATAGATATTAGCCAGTGCAATAAATTTGTGGCTGGTTCTAGGAGCATTGAAGATAGATAATATTAAAGCCGAGTCAAATCGCTTTATTTCATGTTGCCTTTGCGATCGGATTGCCATCTTAAATGTGCTGTACTGACATGTGAAACCTTACATTCTATTCACAACGATAAATAACTGCGGTGGATAGTTTGAAATGTAGATGAACTCGATCTATTGTAAATTAGCATGCAGACACGCAAAGGCTTCTATGAATTCGGCCGACGTCCTCGGCTCACCGAAAAGTTTAgtcattataaaaattttttcaattgtttaaaatCCTAAAtgattctttgaaattttctaagCACGCCCTTAAACGTTAAAGCCCATCTAATGAGGGGTGCCACTTTTTCTGTTCAGAAAAGTATTTCTCCTCCAAacattatacatatttctttgcCTTCCTCTCAAAGTGAGAAAGTATACGTTCTAGCATAAAAAGCTAAAAAGCACATTTCCTCGAAAGCTCTGAAATACACCAATTTTAACAAAACGTGTTAAATCCACTGAGGTAAATGTCGCTAAAGGCCCGccgaaataaaactgaaatacgacgagtttttattatcaaaataaataagacTTCTAATACTAAATGAAAGTTGTAAATTTGACGTTATTGATTTACAAAAACGTGGCTAAAACCTCAAGTTTTGTAGCgaatttcaaatattcaaatgtGATCAACTGAAGAGATTAGGAGGAGGTGTTCCATTTTTATTACGTTCTTCTGCTTCAAAAAAAGTCCACGTTCCTGATGAGGATTCATTTGAATTTAAGTGCATTTGGATTTGTGTTATTatcctttatttatttaacgttATCATATATACCTACCCAAAAGGACTTAtctgaatatatataaaaatttagttatttgaaATGCACATAATTCTTATTCCATAAAAGTTCAAAGGGAATTTCATTTGCCATGTGTCTTGTGGGAAGCTATCATATCCGTTAGTCCTTATTTCGGTGTAACTTTCTTGTTCTATCAGaggatatatattttattatatgctaAACTGTAGTTTAGAACGACTACTTGACTTTGTAAATGAGAGTTTTAATGGACCCTTAGTATAATTTTAGTATTCATGTTAATACCATGCTATTGAAAGCTACAGATAtgcttagttttgttaaacaataATTCAATGAATTAGAGATCCGTATATAACTGAAACCCTTTTTACAACTATAGCTAGATCTTTATTGGAATATGGCTCTGTGGTATGAAATCCTGGTATCgaattttgaaaagtgtttcTGTGGTCAAACGAATTTTTTCTTAGGGTATTTCCGATGCGATTCTAAATTAAGTCGACAATAGTCGTTAAGAACTTTAAAATATACCTACACTATCCAGTCGTAGGCCAATAATGAATGGCAGAAAATTCTTAGTAAAACTCCTGAATGGATCACTTCGCAGTTCTATCCTTTTCGCCGCGTATGCCATGATTTTAATTCTTAGTCCAGCACATATGATTTATCTGATACGCTTCTGAACACATTAAAAAcgatattatactcgtattatctTAACAAATAAAACCTTTAACATTTATTATAGCGTTATTTTAAAACATAGCTGTTGGAATTTTTCTTTCTGTAGCTGGGCAGTTTTAGATCTCACGTCGCACAGTGGTCGATCTCGTATGGaatcagcggccaaaaatacttctACTAcctatataaaagtgaaacttttgccaaagGTTTTTAAAATCTTCCTCTCCCGTTTTCCACTCCGCCACCCCTCGatggtaataaattttaattaattatattaaattacaaaagtttataaacgaaaaaaggaattttttgaatgttattcaactaaatcaaaaactgattttaataaaatttatagactTTTGCATGATAGTTTCTTTGACTGGTGATGAACGGATCTAAGCTCAAAAGCAACCGCTTTAGAAAGTCCTTATTTGTAGCGATCCGTTAGTTCGTATGGGTATGATGAAGTCGATTCATCTTAACGTTcttattgcttgactcagcagaTTCTTATTAGAACTCTAAAATTCAAACTAGTGCATATTGAATAACACCGGGAGCGTGAATTATAATTTTACGGACTGACGAAGGAAGATAATACcaggaatattttgaagttgatTCCTTTGCAGGATCTAGCGCAAATCTAGTGCATTTAGGGTTTTTTAAACAGattccttttgaaattgaattcgaaCAGGACGACAATAGCTGGTGGACGAAGGTCTGTAGTTTTTCCAGATTTGTTCCTGCTCTTCatcattttgtgattttattaccAGTTGTATAAGAACATATGTagtgacaaataaattattgtcttccaaatttctgcttatattcCCTCTGACCAGAACTACCATCAAAGCCACATATTCCTATTGATAATAGGTAATTAGAGGACTCATTCCGTTCATCAATTACATTTGTGACGCAATgtggtccaataatttttttatctcac
The sequence above is a segment of the Bactrocera dorsalis isolate Fly_Bdor chromosome 6, ASM2337382v1, whole genome shotgun sequence genome. Coding sequences within it:
- the LOC105224621 gene encoding ceramide glucosyltransferase isoform X1 — protein: MKHLPNSLYGFAISLFVFWCGTWCVHLLAICYGKFKLHKKSSKCYNESPLPAVSILKPLMGIDPNLEHNLESFFTMDYPVYELLFCIEDSVDPAVSTVESLMTKYPQVDATLYMGGSKVGVNPKINNMQPGYSAAKHELIMISDSGIKMKNDTLLDMVNNMTEKYALVHQMPFTCDREGFAATFEKVFFGTVQSRIYLSADLLGINCHTGMSCLLRKSVIDELGGLRAFGCYLAEDFFIAKAIRDKGWKMRISNQPAMQNSGICDISSFQERLIRWAKLRVAMVPTTILLEPLSECMVLGALASWSAAILFNWDPLVFYLVHVLTWFLSDWILLSIVQNGSLSFHKFEFVVGWLLREISGPYLFLHALWNPAIRWRRRTYKLQWGGIAYELPSVNINLSTKRLLLS
- the LOC105224621 gene encoding ceramide glucosyltransferase isoform X4, whose amino-acid sequence is MGIDPNLEHNLESFFTMDYPVYELLFCIEDSVDPAVSTVESLMTKYPQVDATLYMGGSKVGVNPKINNMQPGYSAAKHELIMISDSGIKMKNDTLLDMVNNMTEKYALVHQMPFTCDREGFAATFEKVFFGTVQSRIYLSADLLGINCHTGMSCLLRKSVIDELGGLRAFGCYLAEDFFIAKAIRDKGWKMRISNQPAMQNSGICDISSFQERLIRWAKLRVAMVPTTILLEPLSECMVLGALASWSAAILFNWDPLVFYLVHVLTWFLSDWILLSIVQNGSLSFHKFEFVVGWLLREISGPYLFLHALWNPAIRWRRRTYKLQWGGIAYELPSVNINLSTKRLLLS
- the LOC105224621 gene encoding ceramide glucosyltransferase isoform X3, whose product is MMLKNQLSRRICNNRKKFKLHKKSSKCYNESPLPAVSILKPLMGIDPNLEHNLESFFTMDYPVYELLFCIEDSVDPAVSTVESLMTKYPQVDATLYMGGSKVGVNPKINNMQPGYSAAKHELIMISDSGIKMKNDTLLDMVNNMTEKYALVHQMPFTCDREGFAATFEKVFFGTVQSRIYLSADLLGINCHTGMSCLLRKSVIDELGGLRAFGCYLAEDFFIAKAIRDKGWKMRISNQPAMQNSGICDISSFQERLIRWAKLRVAMVPTTILLEPLSECMVLGALASWSAAILFNWDPLVFYLVHVLTWFLSDWILLSIVQNGSLSFHKFEFVVGWLLREISGPYLFLHALWNPAIRWRRRTYKLQWGGIAYELPSVNINLSTKRLLLS
- the LOC105224621 gene encoding ceramide glucosyltransferase isoform X2 → MKHLPNSLYGFAISLFVFWCGTWCVHLLAICYGKFKLHKKSSKCYNESPLPAVSILKPLMGIDPNLEHNLESFFTMDYPVYELLFCIEDSVDPAVSTVESLMTKYPQVDATLYMGGSKVGVNPKINNMQPGYSAAKHELIMISDSVKNDTLLDMVNNMTEKYALVHQMPFTCDREGFAATFEKVFFGTVQSRIYLSADLLGINCHTGMSCLLRKSVIDELGGLRAFGCYLAEDFFIAKAIRDKGWKMRISNQPAMQNSGICDISSFQERLIRWAKLRVAMVPTTILLEPLSECMVLGALASWSAAILFNWDPLVFYLVHVLTWFLSDWILLSIVQNGSLSFHKFEFVVGWLLREISGPYLFLHALWNPAIRWRRRTYKLQWGGIAYELPSVNINLSTKRLLLS